A DNA window from Phaeobacter sp. A36a-5a contains the following coding sequences:
- a CDS encoding shikimate kinase, translated as MSEKEQTLSGAGDRRVPGALKKTIVMVGMMGAGKTAVGRALAARLKAPFLDSDHEIEAAANRTIPEIFARDGEPFFRQKERQVIRRLLDEERGVLSTGGGAFLAEENRRIISERGVAIWLNADLEVLWNRVKHRDTRPLLRTKDPHATLSALYHERVPYYAQADLTVVSDGQASIDEMVNRVIEALRARPDVLEWI; from the coding sequence ATGAGCGAAAAAGAGCAAACACTCAGTGGCGCGGGTGACCGCCGGGTGCCCGGAGCGCTGAAGAAGACCATCGTCATGGTGGGGATGATGGGGGCAGGGAAGACGGCCGTGGGCCGGGCCCTTGCTGCCCGTCTGAAGGCCCCGTTTCTGGACAGCGATCACGAAATCGAGGCCGCGGCCAACCGCACCATTCCCGAAATCTTTGCCCGCGATGGCGAGCCGTTCTTTCGGCAGAAGGAGCGCCAGGTCATCCGGCGTCTTCTGGATGAGGAGCGTGGCGTGCTGTCCACCGGCGGTGGTGCGTTCCTGGCCGAGGAAAACCGCAGGATCATCTCCGAACGCGGGGTCGCGATCTGGCTGAATGCGGATCTTGAGGTGCTGTGGAACCGGGTCAAACACCGCGACACGCGGCCCCTGCTGCGCACCAAGGATCCCCATGCGACGCTGTCGGCGCTCTATCATGAACGGGTGCCTTATTATGCGCAGGCGGATCTGACCGTGGTGTCGGACGGGCAGGCGTCGATAGATGAAATGGTGAACCGGGTGATCGAGGCGCTGCGCGCCCGCCCGGACGTGCTGGAGTGGATATGA
- the aroB gene encoding 3-dehydroquinate synthase — MVQFSLERVVHVDLGERAYDVVIGPDLLADVGARLKPLLRRPKVAVLTDETVAAHHLEALQAGLAEAGIEMAALALPPGESTKGWPQFSRAVEWLLEQKVERNDIVIAFGGGVIGDLAGFAAAVLRRGVRFVQIPTSLLAQVDSSVGGKTGINAPQGKNLIGAFHQPSLVLADTALLSTLTPRDFLAGYGEVVKYGLLGDAAFFDWLEAQGPTLAAGARAARVEAVTRSVQMKADIVVRDETEQGDRALLNLGHTFCHALEAATGYGDRLLHGEGVAIGCALAFELSARLGLCSQEDPSRVRAHLKAMGMKTDLADIPGDLPDAEALLALMGQDKKVVDGQLRFILARGIGHAFVTGDVPPEAVLEVLREALAQR, encoded by the coding sequence ATGGTGCAGTTCAGCTTGGAACGGGTTGTGCATGTCGACCTGGGCGAGCGGGCCTATGACGTGGTGATCGGGCCGGATCTTCTTGCGGATGTGGGCGCGCGGCTGAAACCATTGCTGCGCCGTCCGAAAGTGGCGGTGCTGACCGATGAGACGGTGGCTGCGCATCATCTGGAGGCCTTGCAGGCCGGGCTAGCGGAAGCGGGCATCGAGATGGCGGCGCTGGCGCTGCCCCCCGGAGAAAGCACCAAGGGCTGGCCGCAGTTCAGCCGCGCTGTGGAATGGCTGCTGGAGCAGAAGGTCGAGCGCAATGACATCGTCATCGCCTTTGGCGGCGGCGTCATCGGCGATCTGGCCGGGTTTGCGGCGGCTGTGTTGCGCCGCGGGGTGCGGTTTGTGCAGATCCCGACGTCGCTGCTGGCGCAGGTCGACAGCTCCGTCGGCGGCAAGACCGGCATCAATGCGCCGCAGGGCAAGAACCTGATCGGGGCCTTTCATCAGCCCTCGCTGGTGCTGGCGGATACCGCGCTGCTGAGCACGCTGACGCCGCGCGATTTTCTGGCCGGCTATGGCGAGGTGGTCAAATACGGGCTGCTGGGGGATGCGGCGTTTTTCGACTGGCTGGAGGCGCAGGGGCCGACATTGGCGGCCGGTGCGCGCGCGGCACGGGTGGAGGCGGTGACCCGCTCGGTGCAGATGAAGGCCGATATCGTGGTGCGTGACGAGACCGAACAGGGCGACCGCGCGCTGCTTAATCTTGGCCATACCTTCTGTCATGCGCTGGAGGCGGCCACCGGATATGGTGACCGGCTGCTGCATGGCGAAGGGGTGGCGATCGGCTGCGCGCTGGCGTTTGAGCTGTCGGCGCGGTTGGGCCTGTGCAGCCAGGAAGACCCCAGCCGGGTGCGGGCGCATCTGAAGGCGATGGGGATGAAGACCGACCTCGCCGATATCCCCGGCGACCTGCCGGATGCCGAGGCGCTGCTGGCGCTGATGGGGCAGGACAAGAAGGTGGTCGATGGCCAGCTGCGGTTCATTCTGGCGCGCGGCATCGGCCATGCTTTTGTCACCGGGGACGTGCCGCCGGAGGCGGTGCTGGAGGTGCTGCGCGAGGCGCTGGCGCAGCGGTGA
- a CDS encoding methyl-accepting chemotaxis protein, with product MISRLLQRMSIRAKIMTLIGLPLLIIIGISGAVLYTLNKRASFDTTLTRDIMLTASELVHNLQLERGMSAEFLSTEATALPARLETQRQTSQELREHMLEVIETADLSQLHDNTRVFVSLAHDELEALDDMRLKIADRAISAPEAVEFYSKLNLHLLETALAFEVLVHDTELAERAMAFTYFQMAKDAYGIQRAVGAQGFANGWTENLQSRMLISYMQSKERMRVFHELSDSESVELFDGQAAGETYQTFANIRSDVLAGRTPQDLTAEEWFEIATNAIEIVKEVETEIRDQLMADFEAFDRFNNNAFYQTLAGLSFVIVAISLGALVMARDIAGGVRMVTTALERISSGELEIDISGKSRKDEIGNIARQAEILRGHALEKRAADDHLDRAMAEQKLVSDAIAEALSQLSNKVLVYRLKDHFPEDFKSLRMDFNELAASLQDAMSTVRSAALSVGDDSQTIAANMDDLSRRTESQAAALERSTHAMNEITTSVGESASNAKEAETIAGTTQDKVNDCEEIVQKTVTAMEEIRASSDEISQITKVIEDIAFQTNLLALNAGVEAARAGEAGRGFAVVASEVQRLAQRCSDAVSQIDEITARSSAQVNTGSSLVGSAGSAMSEVSTQVSAISELIVSIAKGLETQSTQLSEVNHAVGEMEQMTQTNAAMTEETTASATQLFQQARELNTMIGAFQLEGTAAPASAQEEHSDAEMAAQMAAAAEHDAADIEAGVDDDDESWVA from the coding sequence ATGATCAGCCGACTGTTGCAGCGTATGTCCATCCGGGCAAAGATTATGACCCTCATCGGGTTGCCTCTCCTTATTATTATCGGGATATCCGGCGCGGTGCTGTACACGCTGAACAAACGGGCGAGTTTCGACACCACTCTGACCCGGGACATCATGCTGACCGCGAGCGAGCTGGTTCATAATCTACAGCTGGAGCGCGGCATGTCTGCGGAGTTCCTCTCCACCGAGGCGACCGCGCTCCCTGCCCGGCTGGAAACCCAGCGCCAGACATCGCAGGAGTTGCGCGAGCATATGCTGGAGGTGATCGAAACCGCCGATCTGTCACAGTTGCACGACAACACGCGTGTCTTCGTCAGTCTCGCCCATGACGAGCTGGAAGCCCTGGATGACATGCGCCTCAAGATCGCGGATCGGGCCATCAGCGCGCCGGAAGCGGTCGAATTCTACAGCAAACTGAACCTCCACCTGCTGGAAACCGCCCTTGCCTTTGAGGTGCTGGTCCACGACACCGAACTGGCCGAGCGTGCGATGGCCTTTACCTATTTTCAGATGGCCAAAGACGCCTATGGCATCCAGCGTGCGGTCGGTGCCCAGGGCTTCGCCAATGGCTGGACCGAAAACCTGCAATCACGGATGCTCATTTCCTATATGCAGTCAAAAGAACGCATGCGCGTTTTCCATGAGCTGTCCGACAGCGAAAGCGTCGAGCTTTTTGACGGGCAGGCCGCAGGCGAAACCTATCAGACCTTTGCGAATATCCGGTCGGATGTGCTCGCCGGTCGCACCCCTCAGGACCTGACCGCCGAGGAGTGGTTCGAGATCGCCACCAATGCGATTGAGATTGTCAAAGAGGTCGAAACCGAGATCCGCGATCAGCTGATGGCCGATTTCGAGGCTTTCGACAGGTTCAACAACAATGCCTTCTACCAGACGCTGGCTGGCCTCTCCTTTGTGATCGTGGCGATAAGCCTTGGCGCGCTGGTGATGGCCCGCGATATCGCAGGCGGGGTGCGGATGGTAACCACCGCGCTGGAGCGCATCAGCTCCGGTGAGCTGGAGATCGACATCTCCGGCAAATCGCGCAAGGACGAGATCGGCAATATCGCGCGACAGGCCGAAATCCTGCGCGGTCACGCCCTCGAAAAACGCGCGGCCGATGATCATCTGGACCGCGCGATGGCCGAACAGAAACTGGTCTCCGACGCCATCGCCGAAGCGCTGAGCCAACTCAGCAACAAGGTTCTGGTCTACCGTCTGAAAGACCATTTCCCCGAAGATTTCAAAAGCCTGCGCATGGATTTCAACGAACTGGCCGCCTCGCTACAGGATGCCATGAGCACCGTCCGCAGCGCCGCCCTGTCGGTTGGCGACGACAGCCAGACCATTGCCGCCAATATGGATGATCTGTCCCGGCGCACCGAATCGCAGGCCGCCGCGCTCGAACGCTCCACCCATGCCATGAACGAGATCACCACCAGCGTTGGCGAATCCGCCAGCAACGCCAAGGAGGCCGAGACCATTGCCGGCACCACTCAGGACAAGGTCAACGATTGCGAAGAGATCGTTCAGAAAACGGTGACCGCGATGGAGGAGATCCGCGCCTCCTCCGACGAGATTTCCCAGATCACCAAGGTGATTGAGGATATCGCCTTCCAGACCAATCTGCTGGCGCTCAATGCCGGGGTCGAGGCGGCGCGCGCCGGTGAGGCCGGTCGCGGATTCGCGGTGGTCGCCAGCGAGGTGCAGCGGCTGGCACAGCGCTGCTCCGATGCGGTGTCGCAGATCGACGAAATCACCGCCCGCAGCTCGGCGCAGGTCAATACCGGATCCAGCCTCGTCGGCTCTGCCGGCAGCGCCATGTCCGAGGTCAGCACCCAGGTGAGCGCGATTTCCGAACTGATCGTCTCGATTGCAAAGGGGCTGGAGACCCAGTCGACCCAGCTGAGCGAGGTGAACCACGCCGTCGGCGAGATGGAACAGATGACGCAGACCAATGCCGCCATGACCGAGGAGACCACCGCCTCGGCCACGCAGCTGTTCCAGCAGGCACGCGAGCTGAACACGATGATCGGCGCCTTTCAGCTGGAAGGCACAGCAGCCCCCGCCTCAGCGCAGGAGGAGCACAGCGACGCAGAGATGGCGGCGCAGATGGCCGCCGCCGCCGAGCATGACGCCGCAGATATCGAAGCTGGCGTTGACGACGACGACGAATCCTGGGTCGCCTGA
- the ssb gene encoding single-stranded DNA-binding protein — translation MAGSVNKVILIGNLGRDPEVRSFQNGGKVCNLRIATSETWKDRNTGERREKTEWHSVAIFSEGLVRVAEQYLRKGSKVYIEGQLQTRKWQDQSGQDRYSTEVVLQGIGGTLTMLDGRNEGGQGGGSGYGGGQGGGSYGGGGGYDSGPSGGGQGGGFGGGNQGGASHNIDDDEIPF, via the coding sequence ATGGCAGGCTCAGTCAACAAAGTAATCCTGATCGGCAACCTCGGCCGTGATCCCGAAGTGCGCAGTTTCCAGAACGGCGGCAAGGTCTGCAACCTGCGGATCGCAACCTCCGAGACCTGGAAAGACCGCAACACCGGCGAGCGTCGCGAAAAAACCGAATGGCATTCGGTCGCGATCTTCTCCGAAGGTCTGGTGCGCGTGGCAGAACAATATCTGCGCAAAGGCTCCAAGGTCTATATCGAGGGCCAGCTGCAGACCCGCAAATGGCAGGACCAGAGCGGCCAGGACCGCTACTCGACAGAGGTGGTCTTGCAGGGCATCGGCGGCACGCTGACCATGCTTGATGGCCGCAACGAAGGCGGCCAGGGTGGTGGCAGCGGCTATGGTGGCGGTCAGGGCGGCGGCAGCTATGGCGGCGGCGGTGGCTACGACAGCGGCCCCAGCGGCGGCGGTCAGGGCGGCGGCTTCGGCGGCGGCAACCAGGGCGGCGCATCGCATAATATCGACGATGACGAGATCCCGTTCTAA
- a CDS encoding lytic transglycosylase domain-containing protein has protein sequence MRRLLVGVTLAGVVSGQMATADMFSTKSQRKLFASHARVLDERAAGQYKNSIRLQPPTIHTPSKHGSLPYSGKYRGQYLNIARAAAQKHGVPEDLFLRLVQQESGWNPTAKSHKGALGLAQLMPATAKALGVDATDPRQNLEGGARYLARQYRKFGSWRLALAAYNAGPEAVRKHGGVPPYRETQNYVKKIWGS, from the coding sequence ATGCGTAGGCTGTTGGTGGGGGTCACGCTGGCCGGTGTTGTATCGGGCCAGATGGCAACGGCAGATATGTTCAGCACAAAGAGCCAGCGCAAGCTGTTTGCCTCGCACGCGCGGGTTCTGGATGAGCGCGCTGCCGGGCAGTACAAGAATTCGATCCGCCTGCAACCGCCCACCATCCATACGCCCTCCAAACACGGCAGCCTGCCGTATAGTGGCAAATATCGGGGCCAGTATCTGAACATTGCGCGGGCCGCGGCGCAGAAACACGGCGTGCCGGAGGATCTGTTTCTGCGACTGGTGCAGCAGGAAAGCGGCTGGAACCCGACGGCAAAATCCCACAAGGGCGCGCTGGGGCTGGCACAGCTGATGCCCGCCACCGCCAAGGCGCTTGGGGTGGACGCCACCGATCCCAGGCAGAACCTGGAAGGTGGCGCGCGCTATCTCGCCCGGCAATACCGCAAGTTCGGATCCTGGCGGCTGGCGCTGGCGGCCTATAACGCAGGCCCCGAAGCGGTGCGCAAACATGGCGGTGTGCCGCCCTACCGCGAGACCCAGAACTACGTGAAGAAGATCTGGGGCAGCTAA
- a CDS encoding ABC transporter ATP-binding protein produces MNKLADYDGPILEIDKLSISFFTRLREIPAVMDFSVTVQPGEAVGLVGESGCGKSTVALGVMQDLGKNGRITGGSIKFKGRDLSEMSAEELRDVRGNEIAMIYQEPMASLNPAMKIGKQLMEVPMIHEGVSKEEAYRRALEVVSDVRLPDPERMLNSFPHQLSGGQQQRIVIAMALMSKPALLILDEPTTALDVTVEAAVVELVKDLGKKYGTSMLFISHNLGLVLETCDRLCVMYSGEAVERGSIHDVFDEMQHPYTQALFRSIPLPGADKNARPLVAIPGNFPLPHERPPGCNFGPRCDYFVAGRCDAQDIPMAAVHGNDRHHTRCLRHDEIDWNAPIAAAVQKEKPEVGKVVLKIDNLRKYYEVSANALFDSGARKVVKANETLSFEARESETLAIVGESGCGKSTFAKVLMGLETATDGAIELDGKNIEATPIEQRDTRTVSDVQMVFQNPFDTLNPSMTVGRQIMRALEIFGIGDSTAARRERMLELLDLVKLPRAFADRMPRQLSGGQKQRVGIARAFAGGARIVVADEPVSALDVSVQAAVTDLLMEIQRKEKTTLLFISHDLSIVRYLSDRVMVMYLGHVVELGTTDQVFAPPYHPYTEALLSAVPIADTSVEKRHIVLEGDIPSAMNPPPGCPFQTRCRWKSKVADGLCEREVPPVRTLAGGHQVKCHLDDAELAQMEPVIKIAAE; encoded by the coding sequence ATGAACAAACTGGCAGATTATGACGGCCCGATCCTCGAAATCGACAAGCTGTCGATCTCCTTTTTCACCCGGTTGCGCGAAATTCCGGCGGTGATGGATTTCTCCGTCACCGTGCAGCCCGGCGAGGCGGTGGGGCTGGTCGGGGAATCGGGCTGCGGCAAATCCACAGTGGCGCTTGGCGTGATGCAGGATCTGGGCAAGAACGGCCGCATCACCGGCGGCTCCATCAAGTTCAAGGGCCGCGATCTGAGCGAGATGAGCGCCGAAGAGCTGCGCGATGTGCGCGGCAATGAGATCGCGATGATCTATCAGGAGCCGATGGCCTCGCTCAATCCGGCGATGAAGATCGGCAAGCAGCTGATGGAAGTGCCGATGATCCACGAGGGCGTCAGCAAGGAAGAGGCCTATCGGCGCGCGCTGGAGGTGGTGAGCGATGTCCGCCTGCCCGACCCTGAGCGGATGCTGAATTCCTTTCCGCATCAGCTGTCGGGCGGCCAGCAGCAGCGTATCGTGATCGCCATGGCCTTGATGTCGAAACCGGCGCTGCTGATCCTTGATGAGCCGACCACCGCGCTCGACGTGACGGTGGAGGCCGCCGTGGTCGAGCTGGTAAAGGATCTGGGCAAGAAATACGGCACTTCAATGCTGTTCATCAGCCACAACCTCGGGCTGGTGCTGGAAACCTGCGACCGGCTCTGTGTGATGTATTCCGGCGAGGCGGTGGAGCGCGGCTCCATCCATGATGTGTTCGACGAGATGCAGCATCCCTATACCCAGGCGCTGTTCCGCTCGATCCCGCTGCCCGGCGCGGATAAGAATGCCCGCCCCCTGGTGGCGATCCCCGGCAATTTCCCGCTGCCCCACGAACGCCCGCCCGGCTGCAACTTCGGCCCGCGCTGCGACTATTTCGTGGCCGGGCGCTGTGATGCCCAGGATATTCCGATGGCAGCCGTCCATGGCAACGACCGCCACCATACCCGCTGTCTGCGCCATGATGAAATCGACTGGAACGCCCCGATTGCCGCCGCTGTGCAAAAGGAAAAACCCGAGGTCGGCAAGGTGGTCCTGAAAATCGACAATCTGCGCAAATATTACGAGGTCTCGGCCAATGCGCTGTTTGACAGCGGCGCGCGCAAGGTGGTGAAGGCCAACGAAACCCTGAGCTTCGAGGCCCGGGAGAGTGAGACCCTGGCCATCGTCGGCGAGAGCGGCTGCGGCAAATCCACCTTTGCCAAGGTGCTGATGGGGCTGGAGACCGCGACCGATGGCGCCATCGAACTGGATGGCAAGAATATCGAAGCCACCCCGATCGAACAGCGCGACACCCGCACGGTGTCCGATGTGCAGATGGTGTTTCAGAACCCGTTCGACACGCTGAACCCCTCGATGACCGTGGGCCGTCAGATCATGCGGGCGCTGGAAATCTTTGGCATCGGCGACAGCACGGCGGCGCGCCGGGAGCGGATGCTGGAGCTGCTGGATCTGGTCAAGCTGCCGCGGGCCTTTGCCGACCGGATGCCGCGCCAGCTGTCAGGCGGGCAGAAACAGCGCGTCGGCATTGCCCGCGCCTTTGCCGGTGGCGCCCGCATCGTGGTGGCGGATGAGCCGGTCTCGGCGCTGGATGTCTCGGTGCAGGCGGCGGTCACCGATCTTCTGATGGAAATCCAGCGCAAGGAGAAGACAACGCTCCTGTTCATCTCCCACGACCTCAGCATTGTGCGCTATCTCAGCGACCGGGTGATGGTGATGTATCTCGGCCATGTGGTGGAACTGGGCACCACCGATCAGGTCTTTGCCCCGCCCTATCACCCCTATACAGAGGCGCTGCTGAGCGCCGTGCCGATCGCCGATACCTCGGTTGAGAAACGCCATATCGTGCTGGAAGGCGATATTCCCTCGGCGATGAACCCGCCGCCCGGCTGCCCGTTTCAGACCCGCTGCCGCTGGAAGTCGAAGGTGGCCGATGGGCTCTGCGAACGCGAGGTTCCGCCGGTCCGAACCCTTGCGGGGGGCCATCAGGTGAAATGCCATCTCGACGATGCCGAACTGGCCCAGATGGAACCGGTGATCAAAATCGCCGCCGAGTGA
- a CDS encoding ABC transporter permease, producing the protein MDPLSWTGSLAFLNPVLILALVALALCIIAWLVLSIVTVSPTTMINAHGSAGLATTPDVLAGRAVRLSFLAVIGLILIYILFGVLFGASGGIVGAMARLLLPVWIALVVLFAVSMTFKRRLGLYGKLFDSPIGMIGFALVMFWVFTGVLGAMDLISPHDPLTQVSGLKNKLPGTPLPGAEADSGIAAWYLLGGDNLARDVFSRLIDGAWVVVQIAPLATVFAFMVGITLGLPAGYYGGLWDTVLSFLANLILAFPVILLFYLLVTPEIIATGLPQYIAVVLFAFPLIFVGVLIHSRFRTRPQHSALWLAVVLIPGLLGYLSLINEAGSKITFWPLDLFDVPGGILVVFVSVVFVNSPTVFRIVRGLTMDIKTRDYVAAAQTRGERPWYIMLWEILPNARGPLIVDFCLRIGYTTILLGTLGFFGLGLPPESPDWGSTINDGRKLLSVYLHPPLPPALALLSLVLGLNLLADGLREESLRD; encoded by the coding sequence ATGGACCCTCTCAGCTGGACCGGAAGTCTTGCCTTTCTGAACCCGGTGCTGATCCTTGCCCTGGTGGCACTGGCGCTCTGCATCATTGCCTGGCTGGTGCTCAGCATCGTCACGGTCAGCCCGACAACAATGATCAACGCCCATGGCAGCGCCGGTCTCGCGACCACACCCGATGTGCTGGCCGGCAGGGCGGTGCGCCTCAGCTTTCTTGCGGTGATCGGACTGATCCTGATCTATATCCTCTTCGGCGTGCTGTTTGGCGCCAGCGGCGGCATCGTCGGTGCCATGGCGCGGCTGCTGCTGCCGGTCTGGATCGCGCTGGTGGTGCTGTTTGCGGTGTCGATGACCTTCAAGCGGCGGCTCGGTCTTTATGGCAAGCTGTTCGACAGCCCAATCGGTATGATCGGCTTTGCGCTGGTGATGTTCTGGGTCTTTACCGGTGTGCTGGGCGCGATGGATCTGATCTCACCGCACGACCCGCTGACCCAGGTCAGTGGCCTCAAGAACAAGCTGCCCGGCACCCCCCTGCCCGGCGCCGAGGCCGACAGTGGCATTGCGGCCTGGTATCTGCTTGGCGGTGACAACCTGGCGCGCGACGTCTTCAGCCGCCTGATAGACGGCGCCTGGGTGGTGGTGCAGATCGCGCCGCTGGCCACGGTGTTTGCCTTTATGGTGGGGATCACGCTGGGGCTGCCTGCGGGCTATTACGGCGGCCTGTGGGACACGGTGCTGTCCTTCCTCGCCAACCTGATCCTGGCCTTCCCGGTGATCCTGCTGTTCTACCTGCTGGTCACCCCGGAGATCATCGCAACCGGGCTGCCGCAATATATCGCCGTGGTGCTCTTTGCCTTTCCGCTGATCTTTGTCGGGGTGCTGATCCACTCGCGCTTCCGCACCCGGCCGCAGCACAGCGCGCTCTGGCTGGCCGTCGTGCTGATCCCGGGCCTGCTGGGCTATCTGTCGCTGATCAATGAGGCGGGATCCAAGATTACCTTCTGGCCGCTCGATCTCTTTGACGTGCCGGGCGGTATTCTGGTGGTCTTTGTCTCGGTTGTCTTTGTCAATTCGCCCACCGTGTTCCGCATCGTGCGCGGGCTCACCATGGACATCAAGACCCGCGACTATGTCGCCGCCGCCCAGACCCGGGGGGAACGGCCCTGGTACATCATGCTGTGGGAAATCCTGCCCAATGCGCGCGGGCCGCTGATCGTCGATTTCTGCCTGCGCATCGGTTATACCACCATCCTCCTCGGCACGCTGGGCTTTTTCGGACTGGGCCTGCCACCGGAAAGCCCTGACTGGGGCAGCACCATCAACGACGGGCGCAAGCTGCTGTCGGTCTACCTGCACCCGCCGCTGCCGCCGGCCCTGGCGCTGCTGAGCCTGGTTCTGGGGCTGAACCTCCTGGCCGATGGCCTGCGCGAAGAAAGCCTGCGCGATTGA